One genomic segment of [Phormidium] sp. ETS-05 includes these proteins:
- the recO gene encoding DNA repair protein RecO has translation MNRTYKATGINLKSVPLGEADRLVTILTKEHGLLRAVAPGARKSKSQLGGRVQLFVVNELLLHQGRSLPKITQAHTVKSHSRLSTDLGKLAAGQYLGELVMAIALSEQPQEQLFSLLAEHLHRLEMGVRPLLALLVHGIYHLLAEAGVAPQVHACCVTGEPLIPQWSHPNWRAGFSFVAGGTFSLEAVRPPETVPLRLRPVRLSAPQLAGLQHLAAAELPTELTAGGDALTGIWPSIERLLRVYAEYHLDTSIRSATLIDSYMQPSLDTLPSEGSVIADRATT, from the coding sequence ATGAATCGAACTTACAAGGCTACAGGCATCAATCTCAAGAGCGTGCCTTTGGGAGAGGCAGACCGGCTGGTAACGATTTTAACTAAGGAACATGGTTTGTTGCGGGCGGTGGCACCAGGAGCCCGCAAGTCTAAATCCCAGTTGGGGGGGCGAGTGCAGTTGTTTGTGGTGAATGAGCTGCTGCTGCATCAGGGGCGAAGTCTGCCGAAAATCACCCAAGCGCACACCGTCAAATCTCATTCTCGCCTTAGCACTGATTTGGGCAAACTGGCGGCGGGTCAGTATTTGGGGGAATTGGTGATGGCGATCGCTTTGAGCGAACAACCCCAAGAGCAACTATTTTCCCTGCTGGCAGAACATTTGCACCGCTTGGAAATGGGGGTGAGACCACTACTGGCGCTACTGGTTCATGGCATTTACCACCTGCTGGCAGAGGCAGGGGTTGCCCCCCAGGTCCATGCCTGTTGTGTGACGGGCGAGCCCCTGATTCCCCAATGGAGCCATCCCAACTGGCGGGCGGGATTTAGTTTTGTGGCTGGTGGCACTTTTAGTTTAGAGGCGGTTCGGCCACCGGAAACGGTCCCTCTTCGCCTGCGTCCGGTTCGCCTCAGCGCCCCCCAGTTGGCGGGTCTGCAGCACCTAGCGGCGGCGGAATTGCCCACGGAGTTAACTGCTGGCGGTGACGCTCTGACTGGGATTTGGCCTTCTATAGAACGGCTGTTGCGGGTTTATGCGGAATATCACTTGGATACTTCTATCCGCTCCGCTACTTTGATTGATAGTTATATGCAGCCTTCTTTGGATACTTTGCCTAGTGAGGGGTCGGTCATTGCCGATCGCGCCACCACGTAA